A window of the Helianthus annuus cultivar XRQ/B chromosome 4, HanXRQr2.0-SUNRISE, whole genome shotgun sequence genome harbors these coding sequences:
- the LOC118491408 gene encoding uncharacterized protein LOC118491408, which yields MVFKSFVHQYCFISKITPDKDVIVMADEFWRQFYGKNFKGGQSTLYLGDRFWNVKMDGLTDSCVFTHGCSKMVNNLALDNRSIFVFSMVGNKIFELSVFNHQTSTQIQNNKVELVVLDDSIYGDDGDDLVIASEHKEKCSTAETDFQESVVVECEDDKFQLASFESVFNDIDDSKFDNFFSSLLEMEDLKKNFKDD from the exons ATGGTGTTTAAATCATTTGTTCATCAATACTGCTTTATATCCAAAATCACACCTGACAAAGACGTTATT GTCATGGCTGATGAATTTTGGAGGCAATTTTATGGGAAAAATTTCAAAGGTGGTCAATCAACTCTTTATTTAGGAGATAGATTTTGGAACGTTAAGATGGACGGATTAACTGACAGCTGTGTTTTTACTCATGGATGTTCTAAGATGGTAAACAATCTTGCCTTAGACAACCGATCTATCTTTGTCTTTTCAATGGTTGGAAATAAAATTTTCGAGCTTTCAGTCTTTAATCATCAAACCAGTACTCAAATTCAGAACAACAAGGTTGAGTTAGTTGTTTTGGATGACTCCATctatggtgatgatggtgatgatttggTTATTGCG TCCGAACATAAGGAGAAGTGTAGTACTGCCGAAACTGACTTTCAGGAAAGTGTTGTTGTGGAATGTGAAGACGACAAATTTCAGTTGGCAAGTTTTGAGTCTGTGTTCAAT GATATTGATGATTCGAAGTTTGATAACTTTTTCTCATCTCTACTTGAAATGGAAGACCTTAAGAAGAAT TTCAAAGATGATTGA